AGTCATCCGCATTTAGACCTATTCAAAACGAAAATCAAATGACAAAGTTTACCGCAAATTCCTAGGGGCAAAAATTGCTTTCAGCTTAGCGCGAAATTGTTTTCTGGATTCGctcaaaaaattgttgttgggCCCCGAGCTTTTCGCTCGGCGGTTGCGGTATTAGAAAGTCAGAAGTTCGGCACCCCCCTGAGTTGATTTCATGAATGAAAAGGTTTCCCgctttgtttgtgtttgcacGCGTAGAAAAATCAACAAGCTGCAAATGGAGTGCTCGTTTAGCCCATATCCGCAGTATATATTCGTGGCTCCAAATCCCAACCGCCCAGTTCACAACCACTCCCCGGGAACTTACACGCGCACGGATGACTATATACAAACATATATATCTACGCCACGGGGCGTATCAGttttatgaatgaaatttTACGCTGACCTTGGAACAGCGCATTGTGGTTGCGTCAGTGCCCTGAAAAAGGGGAAACGGGGTTTTCGAAAAGCGGAACCCAGTGAAAGCCTCTCCAAAAATACCCGATTTATCCTGCGCAAACTCACCAAATCCCGAAGTGTTTCTCCCAACTCCTCGCTGACCATTTTCATTCATGATTTCTTCGGCTAATTTCATGAATGGCTCTTTCCCTTTTCGATTTCAAGGACACAACGCTCCTGCGGAATGGCGTCCTTATCGATTTTCCCTTTCGCATTCATGTATTTTTCACATTCGCTTTCAACGTGGGcgaaaaatacgtttttcctCCTTGTTAAACGAACTTTGTGAAGATTTATTCTTCAGTTTTTGGCAATGCTTTTAAAGTCAGCTTTATTTTGAAATGGCCTTGCTGGACTTTTCTTTTGTATTTCAGGACTTGAgaaagtattaaatattttaaagaaatttcatCCACTTTTTCcttcttaaattattttaaagcatAGATTCTTACACATGTTTTGAATAATGAGGTGTTATAAAATAAtgatgcaatttttaatttaatttgtgatattttttctttatttcatcAAAATTATCAGATCAAAAAGCCCCGAAAAGTAGGCCATAAAAATGTGAATTTTCCTGTATTTCAAAGTATAAGttcttaattttaagtttCTTGGCTTTAACTTGTTACCTCATTATATTACCTATTTTATGAGCTTCAGGACATCTTCCGTAAAATTGTGGAAATAAACATTGCAGACTTGCAGACTGACTTCGTAATTGCATTGCATAGTTTGTGGGAACAATAAGGAAAACTTCTTTCAAAACCCTCGACATCCGGCCGGCAGCCGTTGGCCTGCGTTAAAAATAGCCTTGAGTAATTCCCACGGGGTGAGGGCCATGGACATACTATATACAGcagcttttttttatgaatgaaagCACCACACCCAACAGTACCAGGGGCAATGCTTTACCTTGCTCTTGACTGCCGCTCTGCCCCATAATTTATTGATTCCTTCTCCGACTTTGGACATGCGCAATATCCCCGGATAGATACAGATATagttatatatgtatatacataaGACCCCAGCTGCTTATCGTTGACACATTGACGACAATGAGCTTTGTATGATGCAGCCCGTAACTGTTGCTTCCCGCTGACGTCATAAGAACTGCGATGGGTAGTCCATTACATTGCATATAACAGAAATTAAATGCTGCATAATTACCCAGGGAGTTGATAACAGGTATTACGTTTCAGTGACCCAACCTTTGGTATTTATCGGATGGGAAAAATGTGGCAATTTCAGATTAAACAGATTAGGTTTAGTGTTCATGGTAGCCAAGTCTCTTTAAAGAgtttttggaatattattatataatatgaTAGGAATTGTACCattccaataaatattttattttcaaaatttgtaaaattaaaaaaataatcatatatTGGAGACTCCACTGCGTGAAAAATCCTGAAACCACTCGAACTTTTCCAGCCAGCGTTGTACAGTTCCGCCCAGAACGTAGAGGCGCACCGGGACGTAGTCCATCTCGTCGACAATATCGTCCGAGGGATCGGAGTCCGATGGGTCCGTTGAGTCTCGCTCACTATCCGAATCCTCGTTCGACAGCAGAACATCCACAGCGATAAGGCAGTGCAGCAGGAAGATCACACTGCACACCAAGGAGATTGTCGCCTGGCTTCTAATATTATCGTAATACGGATACAGTGGCTTTTCCGGCTTCAGTATATCATCCGGTTTCGCGTCCAGGTACAGAATGTAAATGTCCGACTCGGCATCGCTGAGTGCCATTAAGGAGCAGATATTGTAGACAAAGAAACCGATCAGAGGACGCACTACCTCCTCGACGATCGAACATCGGTTTCCAGTGCAAAGATTTATGCTGGCAAAGAGCGACAGCACCgtgaaaatgtaaatgcaaaataaGTAAAAGAATTGGCTCAAGAAGTTGTACCATCCCATCAAAGCCAAGTTGACAAAAACGAAGTTCTCCAGAAGAAAATTCATCAGGATCATATTGACCGTGATCTCAACCAAGTAGAAAAGGAATAGCACCGGGCGCATCTGATACAAGTAGACCctcatttttcatttcacaCTCACTACGTTTACGTGGCCACTTTGACAAAAATGTCTCGGAATATTTGATAGTACAAtatgaattataaataaattttttggattttttaagtttgtttgttatttgaggtacaataaaaaataaattataccaatttttaatttgtatggtTATTTCCTTTGgagtaaaacaaataaactacagttattttttccaaatgttttcaaaatatatttgcttAGGAGGTTATTTCGTACCCTCTACAGGTATAGATACATCCCATTACCGAACTCGACTGACACGCTTTTGTTGTGGCCCCCCGTCCTCTCGGTTGGAAAGTGCTGCTCTTTGGGCTCGGCTCATCTCATCtcatcataaaaaaaaccacTTCACTTTGGCTGTTGGTGCTTCTGTGGCTTCTGTTGGCCGGACGGACTGCGTCTGGAAACAGTAGCAACATTTGCCTGCCAGTTTGATGCTGTTGACTGCTGTTGACGGCGATTACGTTGATGACGCGGAGACCGCAACGAATTTACGCGCAATTCTCCACCGTGCTTCAGcttcttttgctgctgcttcagcTTGAGCTTCAGCTCAAGTGCCGAGAGGTAGCCCAAGCGGTAAGGTAAGgtaagcatttaaaaaaatgtgtgtacACACGAGCCGCGAATGCAGCGCCAAAATGTTAGCACACCTTAACTTTACTAACCCACAGAACTCCCaatttatatacaattttagatAATAAAATCTGTCACTTTACACTTTTTTctgaaactgaaaaattatatctaattttttataatttaagccaaaaacaaataaaatcggTTGTTTTGctgtttaattaataaaaatttagctcggaacaatttttattttctttaattacatttttttaacattttccaaatttaaatccatttttaaaaatattttttcaaaatatttaatttaatttttttttagtaaataaagGTGCGATTTTTAgaatgtttacaaattttaaaaagactgcATGAAATGtttgtcaaaaaatattttttctgcggTGTAGACTAATCTGTGTGTTGACCAGAGACTACAACAACGACcaggaaaataagaaaaatcagtggctgcttttgttgttgtagccACTGTATTGCCTGTTGCATGTGTGAGTGTTTGCAAAGTAAAAGGGTTAATTCATTTAACCATTTCGACTGCGTCATCTCTTTGTGGCTtcttaacataaaaaaaaccctGGAAGCCGCTGCAATTTTGACAAGCGAACACACCGCGTTTTTAGCGACTTTaagtgcaacaacaaaagagggcagctgctctttaattttttacttttctgttTATTCCTTGGGATTCCAGGGATCGCACAGTAGTCATTCGCGACTTTTTCAAGTTGAACTTAAGCGCGTGTGCcctgcccaaaaaaaaaacagcagatTTATT
This portion of the Drosophila takahashii strain IR98-3 E-12201 chromosome 3R, DtakHiC1v2, whole genome shotgun sequence genome encodes:
- the LOC108054232 gene encoding uncharacterized protein, which codes for MRVYLYQMRPVLFLFYLVEITVNMILMNFLLENFVFVNLALMGWYNFLSQFFYLFCIYIFTVLSLFASINLCTGNRCSIVEEVVRPLIGFFVYNICSLMALSDAESDIYILYLDAKPDDILKPEKPLYPYYDNIRSQATISLVCSVIFLLHCLIAVDVLLSNEDSDSERDSTDPSDSDPSDDIVDEMDYVPVRLYVLGGTVQRWLEKFEWFQDFSRSGVSNI